A region of Granulicella aggregans DNA encodes the following proteins:
- a CDS encoding PP2C family protein-serine/threonine phosphatase, giving the protein MNEFARPTLKQLSVLFLSLLCLTTLAQSPAPKPAEPSDGVDHITLGQSIFPLNGAYKFSIGDSPLDPATHQPLWAKPGFDDSHWETVDLTPPNGSFDPVVGFSGYVPGWTAHGHPGYSGYAWYRIRVKVESLAGTKLALAGPSDVDDGFQVFANGTLLGSFGDFSTSHPSVYYSQPTLFPLPSSDRASNADGTEVLAFRLWMEPATLIYAPAAGGFHAAPLLGHAGAVSAGYQVRWLEQVRFQAISIIEVLFYCLLMVLSISLSIFDRSDKVYYWIAIVYAISACNMSIQTVGTLSQFINQVTLNLLVNGLFFPLLLAIWLMVWWVWFQLKRPVWLPKAVVLLTLLYMAGDFLGEEIVVGLVPHPLAVKFHLLSVAARLGFLALLVLVVVLGVRQQGREGWVALPAVLVLDVATFQAELGGLHIRHAWFPFGMQFTLGAAAQLLLVLALFFLLLRRLFVSLRLQRQQALDIQQAAEVQQVILPESRTVYPGLLIETEYRAARQIGGDFFQIIPHPADGSDGAGSTLIVAGDVTGKGLQAGMTVALLIGAIRSTAELNSGPLVVLEALNRRLIGRDASQATCLALSIAADGTCTLANAGHLPPYLNGKPLDMEGALPLGMIDGAEFSVMHFTLADDDKLVMVSDGILEATNEKGELFGFERVAELLRNNGAVKALADAAQSFGQEDDISLIAVTRTVGV; this is encoded by the coding sequence TTGAACGAGTTCGCCCGTCCCACACTGAAGCAACTCTCTGTTCTTTTTCTGTCTCTCCTCTGCCTCACCACCCTCGCGCAATCGCCCGCGCCCAAGCCCGCTGAGCCATCGGACGGCGTCGACCACATCACCCTCGGCCAATCCATCTTTCCGCTGAACGGGGCGTACAAGTTCAGCATCGGCGACTCGCCGCTCGACCCCGCCACGCACCAACCGCTATGGGCCAAGCCCGGCTTCGACGACTCCCACTGGGAGACCGTCGACCTCACCCCGCCCAACGGCTCCTTCGACCCCGTCGTAGGCTTCTCAGGCTATGTCCCTGGATGGACAGCCCACGGCCATCCAGGCTACTCCGGCTATGCCTGGTACCGTATCCGGGTTAAGGTAGAGAGCCTTGCCGGCACAAAGCTCGCCCTCGCCGGGCCGAGCGATGTGGACGACGGCTTCCAAGTCTTCGCCAACGGAACCCTGCTGGGTAGCTTCGGTGACTTCTCCACCAGCCATCCCAGCGTCTATTACAGCCAGCCGACGCTCTTCCCCCTCCCATCCTCAGATAGAGCTTCTAATGCCGATGGCACCGAGGTGCTCGCCTTCCGCCTCTGGATGGAACCAGCCACGCTCATATATGCACCGGCCGCGGGCGGCTTCCATGCCGCTCCGCTCCTGGGCCACGCAGGCGCGGTCTCCGCCGGCTATCAGGTCCGCTGGCTGGAACAGGTTCGCTTCCAGGCGATAAGCATCATCGAGGTTCTTTTCTACTGCCTGCTGATGGTGCTATCCATCAGCCTCTCCATCTTCGACCGCTCCGACAAGGTCTACTACTGGATCGCGATAGTTTATGCGATCTCGGCCTGTAACATGAGCATTCAGACAGTCGGCACCCTCAGCCAGTTCATCAACCAGGTGACGTTGAACCTATTGGTGAACGGTCTCTTCTTCCCGCTCCTCCTCGCCATCTGGTTAATGGTCTGGTGGGTCTGGTTCCAGTTGAAGCGGCCGGTCTGGCTGCCGAAGGCTGTGGTTCTGCTGACGCTGCTCTACATGGCCGGCGACTTTCTCGGCGAAGAAATCGTCGTTGGCCTCGTCCCGCACCCGTTAGCGGTCAAGTTCCATCTGCTCTCGGTGGCTGCCAGGCTGGGCTTTCTCGCCTTGCTGGTGCTGGTCGTCGTTCTCGGAGTGCGCCAACAGGGACGCGAGGGATGGGTCGCCCTTCCTGCCGTCCTCGTGCTCGACGTTGCAACGTTCCAGGCTGAACTAGGTGGCCTTCATATCCGGCACGCCTGGTTTCCCTTCGGGATGCAGTTTACCCTTGGCGCGGCGGCGCAACTTCTGCTGGTTCTCGCTCTCTTCTTCCTCCTGCTCCGGCGCCTGTTCGTCTCGCTGCGCCTGCAGCGCCAGCAGGCGCTCGACATCCAGCAGGCCGCCGAGGTCCAGCAGGTCATCCTTCCAGAGTCCCGCACCGTCTACCCCGGCCTGCTGATCGAAACCGAGTACCGCGCCGCCCGCCAGATTGGCGGCGACTTCTTCCAGATCATCCCGCACCCTGCGGACGGAAGCGACGGGGCCGGAAGCACCCTCATCGTCGCCGGAGACGTCACCGGCAAAGGCCTCCAGGCCGGCATGACCGTCGCCCTGCTCATCGGCGCCATCCGGAGCACGGCGGAACTGAACTCCGGTCCACTCGTCGTCCTCGAAGCTCTCAACCGACGCCTCATCGGACGCGACGCCTCGCAGGCGACCTGCCTTGCACTCAGCATTGCCGCCGACGGAACGTGCACCCTCGCCAACGCCGGTCATCTGCCGCCTTATCTCAACGGCAAGCCGCTCGACATGGAAGGCGCTCTCCCGCTCGGCATGATCGACGGAGCGGAGTTCTCCGTCATGCACTTCACTCTCGCCGACGACGACAAGCTGGTCATGGTCTCCGACGGCATCCTCGAAGCGACGAACGAGAAGGGAGAGTTGTTCGGTTTCGAGCGCGTCGCTGAACTACTCCGGAACAACGGTGCGGTAAAGGCACTTGCAGATGCCGCACAAAGTTTCGGCCAGGAAGACGACATCAGCCTGATTGCCGTCACTCGAACTGTCGGAGTGTGA
- a CDS encoding AAA domain-containing protein, with product MMIPFVKGFHLNWHYRSRDESLISFFNHHMYDDRLVTFPGPGGSAAMSHVFVDTIPSSDGQEDSSGGEVQKVVELVLHHARTQPGRTLGVITMGIKHANRIQALLDREVARHPTLASFFDTDRPERFFVKNLERVQGDERDVIILTVGYGKDRAGNLPLRFGPILSAGGRRRLNVAATRAKEQVIVVSSFVYSDINSTQVRPGTGLEFLKNYLQYASSGGALLSHGEMTSEPMNDFEADVYEALSAKGMTIVPQVGCSKFRIDLAASHPTQPGKFVLAIDAMERPTIPATRLVIETGFASSSSKTSAGPSTVSGRRIVSCDGTRKWSVPFRPFKRLWWRVTYRDRLGCRNHKTPWPQAQALHPRSRVVEVPSLLPFRYELL from the coding sequence ATGATGATCCCGTTCGTTAAGGGCTTCCATCTCAACTGGCACTATCGAAGTCGCGACGAATCACTCATCTCGTTCTTCAATCACCATATGTACGACGACCGACTGGTCACGTTTCCTGGACCGGGCGGAAGCGCCGCGATGTCTCACGTTTTCGTCGATACCATCCCGAGTTCGGACGGGCAGGAAGACAGCTCGGGCGGCGAAGTCCAGAAGGTTGTGGAACTCGTCCTCCATCACGCACGCACCCAACCCGGTCGTACGTTGGGCGTCATAACAATGGGCATCAAGCATGCAAACCGGATTCAAGCTCTGCTTGATCGCGAGGTTGCTCGTCACCCCACACTGGCGAGCTTCTTCGATACAGATCGACCGGAACGGTTTTTCGTGAAGAACTTGGAGAGAGTGCAGGGAGACGAGCGGGACGTCATCATTCTCACCGTCGGTTATGGGAAAGACAGGGCCGGGAATCTTCCGCTGCGCTTCGGGCCCATTCTGTCAGCCGGGGGCCGCCGACGCCTTAACGTTGCCGCCACGCGTGCCAAGGAACAGGTCATCGTGGTGTCTTCCTTCGTTTATAGCGACATCAACAGCACTCAGGTTCGACCTGGTACGGGGCTTGAGTTCTTGAAGAACTACCTCCAATATGCAAGTTCGGGCGGCGCACTCTTGTCCCACGGTGAGATGACCAGCGAACCCATGAATGACTTCGAGGCCGACGTTTACGAGGCCCTCTCTGCAAAAGGAATGACGATCGTCCCGCAGGTCGGGTGCTCGAAGTTTCGAATTGACTTGGCGGCGTCTCACCCGACCCAACCCGGCAAGTTCGTCTTGGCGATCGATGCGATGGAGCGACCTACCATTCCCGCTACACGGCTCGTGATCGAGACCGGCTTCGCCAGCAGCAGCTCGAAAACCTCGGCTGGACCTTCCACCGTATCTGGTCGACGGATTGTTTCATGCGACGGCACGAGGAAGTGGAGCGTGCCGTTCAGGCCTTTCAAAAGGCTGTGGTGGCGAGTGACCTACCGAGACCGCCTAGGTTGCCGCAACCATAAGACACCATGGCCCCAAGCCCAAGCGCTCCATCCACGGAGCCGAGTCGTCGAAGTTCCGTCACTGCTCCCATTCCGGTACGAGCTTCTATAG
- a CDS encoding alpha/beta fold hydrolase, which produces MKVCIDNLNLNVVDTGNGDPTLIFLHYWGGSARTWTAVTRALEPSFRCIAYDQRGWGSSDAPTDAYSLHDLAHDASMLIRTLGLKRFVLVGHSMGGKAAQLLASQRPSGLEALILVAPASPFPQHIPEEAMQAQLHAYDHRATALAAIDFLTVRRPDAATVEQLLQDSLGGSQGAKLAWPTSAAYEDISSQVKKIAVPTLLLVGDQDRQDPEELQRREVLPLIEGASLEVVPDCGHLIPVDQPVALANAITTFVNSIAER; this is translated from the coding sequence ATGAAAGTTTGCATCGATAATCTCAATCTCAACGTAGTGGATACCGGTAACGGAGACCCGACGCTAATCTTTCTTCACTATTGGGGCGGTTCAGCGAGGACTTGGACGGCCGTCACGCGTGCACTGGAGCCTAGCTTCCGATGCATCGCTTATGACCAGCGTGGTTGGGGCTCGTCCGATGCCCCAACGGATGCCTATAGCCTGCACGACTTGGCGCATGATGCATCCATGCTGATTCGCACACTGGGGTTGAAGCGATTTGTTCTCGTAGGTCACTCCATGGGAGGCAAGGCTGCACAACTGTTAGCCTCTCAGCGTCCGTCGGGGCTTGAGGCGTTGATCCTTGTGGCTCCTGCATCTCCTTTCCCGCAACATATCCCGGAAGAGGCCATGCAAGCTCAGTTGCACGCATACGACCATCGCGCGACCGCACTAGCAGCGATCGACTTCCTCACAGTGCGCCGACCAGACGCCGCAACGGTCGAACAGCTCCTGCAGGACAGCCTTGGAGGATCTCAGGGCGCTAAGCTGGCATGGCCGACAAGCGCAGCGTATGAAGATATTTCTAGCCAAGTGAAGAAGATTGCAGTACCGACTCTGCTTCTTGTGGGGGACCAGGATCGACAGGATCCTGAGGAACTGCAACGGCGGGAAGTGTTGCCCTTGATCGAGGGTGCAAGTCTCGAGGTAGTCCCCGATTGCGGCCACTTGATTCCAGTGGATCAACCGGTCGCGCTGGCTAACGCGATAACAACATTCGTGAACTCAATTGCAGAGCGATAA
- a CDS encoding MBL fold metallo-hydrolase — translation MESSVSRIVRIPILPLKIVNAHLIRGNSGCVLVDAGLPGSAVRVERVLLKLGLTFEDVKAIVITHAHVDHAGGASELREKTRAPILAHEADLPYYKREKPMNFCPTGKVGRYFLRTPLPHQSYKAFEPDILLAGGDTLDISRFGVAGVIRHTPGHTAGSLSVTLANDEAMVGDLVASGILIGGIVRIHHAIQPPFEEDTQATARELLRLVGGGVKRFHLGHGGPLDAIEVRRHAERLVAPIQGTRKNQEEGRPDHESLHR, via the coding sequence ATGGAATCAAGCGTCTCGAGAATTGTCCGTATACCCATCCTGCCTCTCAAGATCGTCAATGCGCATCTGATTAGAGGTAACAGCGGATGCGTTCTAGTCGACGCTGGGCTACCCGGCTCCGCCGTGAGAGTGGAAAGGGTGCTTCTGAAGCTCGGCTTGACCTTTGAGGATGTCAAGGCCATTGTCATCACACACGCCCACGTGGACCACGCAGGCGGTGCATCAGAACTCCGGGAGAAAACGCGAGCTCCGATCCTTGCGCATGAAGCCGATCTGCCGTATTACAAACGAGAGAAACCAATGAACTTTTGCCCCACAGGGAAGGTAGGACGCTATTTCCTTAGAACGCCTCTACCCCATCAGAGCTACAAGGCTTTTGAACCCGACATTTTGCTCGCCGGTGGCGACACTCTCGATATCTCCAGGTTTGGCGTCGCGGGCGTTATCAGACATACGCCTGGGCATACAGCGGGATCCCTTTCCGTAACCCTCGCAAACGACGAGGCTATGGTGGGAGATCTTGTAGCCTCGGGCATCCTCATCGGCGGCATCGTGCGAATCCACCACGCGATCCAACCGCCGTTCGAGGAAGATACCCAGGCCACAGCCAGAGAGCTCCTGCGACTTGTTGGAGGCGGTGTTAAGCGTTTTCATCTCGGACATGGCGGACCACTGGATGCAATAGAGGTGCGTCGGCATGCGGAGAGGCTCGTTGCACCAATTCAGGGAACCCGCAAGAATCAAGAGGAAGGAAGACCGGATCATGAAAGTTTGCATCGATAA